One Salmo trutta chromosome 24, fSalTru1.1, whole genome shotgun sequence genomic region harbors:
- the LOC115160822 gene encoding 1-acyl-sn-glycerol-3-phosphate acyltransferase gamma — MGLLAYLKTQFVLQLLLGFVFVVSGLIINFIQLLTCVLWPFNKQLYRRINTRLSYSLWSQLVMLLEWWSGTECTLYTDQATVERFGKEHVIIILNHNYEIDFLCGWTMCERYGVLGSSKVLAKHELLKVPLIGWTWYFLEIVFCKRKWEEDRDTVFRGLDRLKDYPEFMWFLLYCEGTRFTEKKHQISMEVAESKGLPKLKYHLLPRTKGFTTTLKCLKGTVSAVYDVTLNFKDHQVPTLLGIINGKKYLADMRIRRFPVDEIPEDEKECANWLHKLYQEKDALQEHYHKEGTFPGPTITPPRRLWTLLNFLFWATLLLSPLINFACGVVVSGSPLLILGFSLFLIIASIAIRRLIGVTEIKKTGSSYGDEGAKKQN; from the exons atGGGTCTGTTAGCCTATCTGAAGACCCAGTTTGTTCTGCAGCTCCTCCTGGGCTTTGTGTTCGTGGTGAGCGGCCTCATCATCAACTTCATCCAGCTCCTCACCTGCGTCCTGTGGCCCTTCAACAAGCAGCTCTACCGCAGGATCAACACCAGGCTCTCCTACTCCCTCTGGAGCC AGCTGGTGATGCTGCTAGAGTGGTGGTCGGGCACAGAATGCACCCTTTATACAGACCAGGCCACGGTGGAGAGGTTTGGCAAGGAGCACGTCATCATCATCCTCAACCACAACTACGAGATCGACTTCCTCTGCGGCTGGACCATGTGTGAGCGATACGGAGTCCTAGGG AGTTCCAAGGTGCTGGCCAAACATGAGCTGCTGAAAGTGCCTCTGATTGGATGGACCTGGTACTTCCTGGAAATTGTGTTCTGTAAGAGGAagtgggaggaggacagagacacTGTGTTCAGAGGTCTGGACAGACTCAAAGACTACCCTGAGTTTATGTGG TTCCTGCTGTACTGCGAAGGCACCCGCTTCACAGAGAAGAAGCACCAGATCAGTATGGAGGTGGCAGAGAGTAAAGGCCTGCCCAAGCTCAAATACCACCTGCTGCCCAGAACCAAAGGCTTCACCACAACACTGAAATGCCTCAAGGGCACAG TATCTGCCGTGTATGATGTCACATTGAATTTCAAAGACCACCAAGTCCCCACTCTGCTGGGCATCATCAACGGCAAGAAATACCTGGCAGATATGAGAATCAG gcGGTTCCCTGTAGATGAGATCCCAGAAGATGAGAAGGAGTGTGCCAACTGGCTTCATAAGCTTTACCAGGAGAAG GATGCTCTGCAAGAACACTATCATAAAGAGGGCACTTTCCCAGGTCCCACCATCACCCCTCCTCGCCGgttgtggacgctacttaacttcTTGTTCTGGGCTACCCTGCTGCTCTCGCCCCTCATAAACTTTGCCTGCGGTGTGGTGGTCAGTGGCTCCCCCCTCCTCATTCTCGGCTTCAGCCTCTTCCTTATCATTG CCTCCATAGCCATCCGGCGCCTGATCGGTGTCACCGAGATAAAGAAGACGGGCTCCAGTTACGGCGACGAGGGGGCTAAGAAACAGAACTAG